TTAAAAAGCTGAAAAGCAAGGGCAATTGCCCAGCATCCTTATTATACAACGATATCAAAAACGATACAAAGATAAATGCTGCATTAAATAGCATTACCATACCAATGTATCGGATTATCACATGTGGTCTCATTCGTTCTTCTTTTGAATGCTCTTGGTAAGAATTAGGTCCTTAACCGACTCGTTAAGCTCAAACATCTCATCGCGGGTTTCTATTGTTACATCGTACTGTCTTCTATACTTTGTAAAATTCTGAATCCCTTTTGTTATTCTTTTTATTGGGCTTAACAGATAGTATGAAATCATGTAGTTGAAAATAATAGTAAAAATAACGCTGGTAATAACAATTATGAGTCCTGGTAAAATGGTCCTGTAAGGGCTTTTTTCCAGTACAGAAACCATTTGGTTCAGGTTTTGCTGGTTGAGGGTTAATAAATCCTCCACATTGCGTCGCACTTCTTCAAGTGCAGGATTAACATCGGTTAGGTATTTTTGAAGGCTTGGCGATGGTTCATTAATAAACCCTTCAGCCTTAGCTTTGAATTTTGAGAATGCCAAAGCAATTGAATCAACTGTGCCTGCCTCGCCAGGTATGGTCAGGTTGTTCGATGCCTTTAGCAGATTGTCGTTGAATGTTGACACCGCATTACCAAAAAGGGAATTTGCCTTTTCCTTATCACCCTGAATGGATAACATAACAGCCCTTTCCTGTAGGCTTAAGCTAAAGTTCATCTGCTTTGAGAAATCGATACTCCGGTAGTTGTCCATAAGAAGCCTATTGACCTGATTTCCCAGCTTGGTAAGCTCATAAATGGATATTAACCCTGAAATAACCAGCATTATACCAAGTATGGCAAAGCCAGTTATTATCTTGTAACGAATTTTGAACATGGTATCAGTGTATTATTGTCCTTTATACAGTATCACATCAGCAAATTCTGACAATTTAAAAATATATGCAAATGTATAACTAAAGCTCTATAGCTATTCACCAAATACGAACTAAATGTTCAGTTCACACAACTATTCGGGAAAGATAAACACATTTTGTAATATCAAAATCTGCAAATCCCAGTATTTACAGCATGACGTTAAAAAAAAGTTGATGCTAGATAACATGTAGAGTTTCTAGTCCTGCATCAACCTACGATGACATATAATCATATTAACCTGCGCAAGTTTTTTGTAACTTGGTTGTCTATTCATGAAACAGTTTTCCATTCCATGGACGAGAAAGAGTTAGTTCAACAAGTTGTTCAACATAATAATCATGAAGCCTTTAGCATTTTAGTTGAAAGGTACAAAAAAATGGTTATTACCACCTGTATGGGCTTTTTAGGTAACTTTCACGATGCCGAAGATATTGCACAAGATGTGTTTGTTGAGCTATACGAGTCGTTGCCTGAATTCCGAAACGAGTCGAAACTCTCCACCTGGCTTTACCGAATAGCAGTAAACAAATCGCTCAACTTTTTAAGGCGTAAAAAAAGGGAAACATTCTTACAAAACTTTTTGGGAAACAGGACAAAAGATAGTGCTGGACAAACAATTGACGAAATTATTGGGAAACAGCATTCTGATAGTAACATTGAATTGAGAGAACAGCATAAACAGCTTCGGCAAGCAATGGGCATGCTACCCGAAAATCAGCGAATTGCTTTGGTACTTAGTACATACCATGAACTTTCGTACAAAGAGATTGCAGAAGTAATGGAGACTTCGGTCTCGTCGGTTGAGTCGCTTTTATTCAGGGCTAAAAATAACCTGCGCAAGATAATGGTTAAAACAAAACCCTAAAAAAAGAAAAAGGGTAACGCAAGTTTTAAGATATAAAGTTGTCAAACTAAAAAAACAAAATAAAATGAGGTGCAAAGAAGTAAATAGTCTAATGGAGGGTTACCTTAAAGGCCAACTTAATGGTAATGCTCAACTTAGAGTAGAGGAGCATTTAGGCGCTTGCACCAAGTGTCAGCACAATTTTGTAATCCACAAATCACTAAAAGAACTTGCAAACGAAGAGGCTTCAGGATACACCGATAATCCATTCTTCGCAAGCAGGGTAATTAGCAGAGTTGAGGCTCGCAAAATTCCTAGCCATATTGAATTTAGAACACGTTTAATTGGATATGCTGCTGTGGCAGCTGCATTGGCAATAGGATTATTCATTGGAAACCAACTTGGTACACTGGGAAGTAAAGTTATTTCAACAAATACCAATGCCGAAATGCTTGCTGAGGAGTACATTCCATCTGGAACCGAAACCATTTATGAGTACGACTTTGAAGAGCTTCAAAATCTTAATGAAAAATAAATCATGAACTACTTTACCAAAACACGAGTGCTTGTAGCAATAATTGTAGTATTAGGAGTAACCTTACTGGCTACAATAGGCACAATGGTTTACGGCTACTACAAACAAAAACAGTTTGCTGACAATGTAGCCCGTAACCCGCAGGAACGAATGGAACAGCAAGCCAATTTTTTACGCGATAGGCTAAATCTTACACCCAGCCAGGAGGATATTTTCAGAAAATCTCGCGACGAGTTCCATGAAAAGACAGTTGATATTAACAGAAAGCTTCAAAGGGTTTCAATTGAAATTATCAATGAGCTTTCGTCGCCTGAACCGGATTTAAAACTTATCGATTCACTGGTTGAACATTATGGCGAGCTCCATAAGGCTGAAAAAAAGGTTATGATTGACCACCTGATGGAGATCAAGAGTGCATGCACTCCTGAACAGTTCCAAAAATTTCAAAGAATTGTGGAGCATTCGCAACGCCGAATGATGCAACGACATCGACAAAGATTTCAAAACGAACGCATGCGTAGGGGCGATTCTATTCCACCCCGAATTCAATAAAACTGACGTTTAACTATTAAAATTTAAGGCAATGAAACGTATTGGAAACATTATGATGGTAGTGCTACTTTTAGTATCTACAATGGGTATGGCTCAAGGGCCAAGATTCCGAGGTGGCGATGGAAATACCATGCAAACAGCTGGAAAAGGTTACTGCTACCTAAATCTAACCCCTGAGCAGGAGCAAAAAATTAACGACCTTCGGGTTAAACACCTAAAAGAAATAACACCGCTCCGTAACGAGCTTAGCGAAAAGCAAGCGCATTTGAGAACACTTGAATCGGCTGATAAACCCGATATGGCAGCCATTAACAAAACAATCGATGAGATTACCTCAATCAAAGCAAAACTTATGAAAGCACGTGTAGCCCACAGGGCTGAGGTTTCGCAACTACTAACTGATGAACAACGTGTCCTGTTTAACGCACGTGGCCAAAAAGGTAAGGGCATGAGAGGACATCGCGGTAATATGCGCGGCGGTTACGGAATGGGAATGGGCTTAGGACCATGCATGGGCAACTAGCCAATGGGGATCTAACATCCTAAAAAAGGCACTCATAATGGGTGCCTT
This window of the Tenuifilum sp. 4138str genome carries:
- a CDS encoding HAMP domain-containing protein, producing the protein MFKIRYKIITGFAILGIMLVISGLISIYELTKLGNQVNRLLMDNYRSIDFSKQMNFSLSLQERAVMLSIQGDKEKANSLFGNAVSTFNDNLLKASNNLTIPGEAGTVDSIALAFSKFKAKAEGFINEPSPSLQKYLTDVNPALEEVRRNVEDLLTLNQQNLNQMVSVLEKSPYRTILPGLIIVITSVIFTIIFNYMISYYLLSPIKRITKGIQNFTKYRRQYDVTIETRDEMFELNESVKDLILTKSIQKKNE
- a CDS encoding Spy/CpxP family protein refolding chaperone, with amino-acid sequence MKRIGNIMMVVLLLVSTMGMAQGPRFRGGDGNTMQTAGKGYCYLNLTPEQEQKINDLRVKHLKEITPLRNELSEKQAHLRTLESADKPDMAAINKTIDEITSIKAKLMKARVAHRAEVSQLLTDEQRVLFNARGQKGKGMRGHRGNMRGGYGMGMGLGPCMGN
- a CDS encoding RNA polymerase sigma factor codes for the protein MDEKELVQQVVQHNNHEAFSILVERYKKMVITTCMGFLGNFHDAEDIAQDVFVELYESLPEFRNESKLSTWLYRIAVNKSLNFLRRKKRETFLQNFLGNRTKDSAGQTIDEIIGKQHSDSNIELREQHKQLRQAMGMLPENQRIALVLSTYHELSYKEIAEVMETSVSSVESLLFRAKNNLRKIMVKTKP
- a CDS encoding Spy/CpxP family protein refolding chaperone, which codes for MNYFTKTRVLVAIIVVLGVTLLATIGTMVYGYYKQKQFADNVARNPQERMEQQANFLRDRLNLTPSQEDIFRKSRDEFHEKTVDINRKLQRVSIEIINELSSPEPDLKLIDSLVEHYGELHKAEKKVMIDHLMEIKSACTPEQFQKFQRIVEHSQRRMMQRHRQRFQNERMRRGDSIPPRIQ
- a CDS encoding anti-sigma factor family protein, which gives rise to MRCKEVNSLMEGYLKGQLNGNAQLRVEEHLGACTKCQHNFVIHKSLKELANEEASGYTDNPFFASRVISRVEARKIPSHIEFRTRLIGYAAVAAALAIGLFIGNQLGTLGSKVISTNTNAEMLAEEYIPSGTETIYEYDFEELQNLNEK